A section of the Streptomyces sp. CG1 genome encodes:
- a CDS encoding HhH-GPD-type base excision DNA repair protein, with translation MDVTLHLSQDPEADALLGRSPLAALVGMLLDQQVPMEWAFKGPRTIADRLGADAAGDLDAHDIAAMDPEAFAALLSEKPAVHRYPGSMAKRIQQLCQYLVEHYDGDAEAVWRGVGSGGELLKRLENLPGFGKQKAQIFLALLGKQLGVTPQGWREAAGAYGESQSFRSVADITGPESLAKVRAHKQEMKTAAKAKAKTSGK, from the coding sequence ATGGACGTCACCCTGCATCTCTCCCAGGATCCCGAGGCCGACGCGCTGCTCGGGCGCTCGCCGCTCGCCGCGCTGGTGGGCATGCTGCTCGACCAGCAGGTTCCGATGGAGTGGGCGTTCAAGGGGCCCCGGACCATCGCCGACCGGCTCGGCGCGGACGCCGCCGGGGACCTCGACGCGCACGACATCGCCGCGATGGACCCGGAGGCCTTCGCCGCGCTGCTCTCCGAGAAGCCCGCCGTGCACCGCTACCCGGGCTCCATGGCCAAGCGCATCCAGCAGTTGTGCCAGTACCTCGTGGAGCACTACGACGGGGACGCGGAGGCGGTCTGGCGGGGCGTGGGCAGCGGCGGGGAGCTGCTGAAGCGGCTGGAGAACCTGCCCGGCTTCGGCAAGCAGAAGGCCCAGATCTTCCTCGCGCTGCTCGGCAAGCAGCTCGGCGTCACGCCCCAGGGCTGGCGCGAGGCCGCGGGCGCCTACGGCGAGTCGCAGTCCTTCCGCTCCGTCGCCGACATCACCGGGCCCGAGTCACTGGCCAAGGTACGGGCGCACAAGCAGGAGATGAAGACGGCCGCCAAGGCCAAGGCGAAGACGTCCGGGAAGTGA
- a CDS encoding HdeD family acid-resistance protein, with protein MTEAPNSGPNWGREYDDRKVHATPPPSERHEPEPPFEGPLHALSKAAWQVVLGTGIASLILGLLVLVWPGASLLAAGVLFGLYLVISGIFQLASAFGTHMATSLRVLAFISGALSILLGLFCFRGPMQSILLLALWIGIGWLIRGITQTLAALHDSRMPGRGWQIFLGVITFIAGIVLIDSPFRSVAVLTLVAGIWLVVVGITEIVTAFSIRSRAKAVPRTL; from the coding sequence ATGACCGAGGCACCGAACAGCGGTCCGAACTGGGGCCGCGAGTATGACGACCGGAAGGTCCACGCGACACCGCCGCCGAGTGAACGGCACGAGCCCGAGCCGCCGTTCGAGGGGCCCCTGCACGCCCTGTCCAAGGCCGCCTGGCAGGTGGTCCTGGGCACCGGGATCGCCTCACTGATCCTCGGCCTGCTGGTGCTGGTCTGGCCCGGCGCCTCCCTGCTCGCCGCCGGCGTCCTCTTCGGCCTCTACCTCGTCATCAGCGGCATCTTCCAACTGGCCTCCGCCTTCGGCACGCACATGGCGACCTCGCTGCGCGTGCTGGCCTTCATCAGCGGCGCCCTGTCGATCCTGCTCGGCCTGTTCTGCTTCCGCGGGCCCATGCAGTCGATCCTGCTGCTCGCCCTGTGGATCGGCATCGGCTGGCTGATCCGCGGGATCACCCAGACCCTGGCCGCCCTGCACGACTCCCGGATGCCCGGCCGGGGCTGGCAGATCTTCCTCGGGGTCATCACCTTCATCGCCGGGATCGTGCTCATCGACTCGCCGTTCCGGTCGGTCGCCGTACTGACCCTCGTCGCCGGCATCTGGCTGGTCGTCGTGGGCATCACCGAGATCGTCACCGCGTTCAGCATCCGCAGCCGGGCCAAGGCAGTCCCCCGGACGCTGTGA
- a CDS encoding type II toxin-antitoxin system VapB family antitoxin, whose product MIFKRIGNGRPYPDHGRESTRQWADVAPRPVRLDQLVTTKGQLDLETLLAEDSTFYGDLFAHVVKWQGDLYLEDGLHRAVRAALQQRQVLHARVLELD is encoded by the coding sequence GTGATCTTCAAGCGCATCGGAAACGGCCGGCCGTACCCCGACCACGGCCGGGAAAGCACCCGGCAGTGGGCGGACGTCGCGCCGCGCCCGGTCCGCCTCGATCAGCTCGTGACGACCAAGGGGCAGCTCGACCTGGAGACCCTGCTGGCCGAGGACTCGACGTTCTACGGCGACCTCTTCGCCCACGTCGTGAAGTGGCAGGGTGACCTCTATCTGGAGGACGGGCTGCACCGCGCGGTCCGCGCCGCCCTCCAGCAGCGCCAGGTACTGCACGCGCGCGTGCTCGAACTCGACTGA
- a CDS encoding LytR C-terminal domain-containing protein produces the protein MSMLTPPGMGGQYRITGDKYPRMRPQRRRGRLVAAVVASVAVLGLIGWGTLQLIDVFTGGTKKPAAAGTKEDCRTRAAAAARGTALPKPGEITVNVYNATARAGLAKDTADALKKRGFKIGDVGNASKDFDKKVKNAGVLLGPPSAQNTSLAVLGTQLTGAQQRTDARKGTDLDLIIGDGFNGLAQPAAANQALTALTAPKPTAPAQKSC, from the coding sequence ATGAGCATGCTGACTCCCCCCGGCATGGGCGGCCAGTACCGGATCACGGGGGACAAATACCCTCGGATGCGTCCGCAGCGCCGACGCGGCAGGCTCGTGGCCGCCGTGGTGGCGTCCGTCGCCGTGCTCGGCCTGATCGGCTGGGGCACCCTGCAGCTCATCGACGTCTTCACGGGCGGCACCAAGAAGCCGGCGGCCGCCGGCACCAAGGAGGACTGCCGGACCAGGGCCGCGGCGGCGGCCCGGGGCACAGCCCTGCCCAAGCCGGGCGAGATCACCGTGAACGTCTACAACGCCACGGCCCGCGCCGGCCTCGCCAAGGACACCGCGGACGCGCTCAAGAAGCGCGGCTTCAAGATCGGCGACGTGGGCAACGCGAGCAAGGACTTCGACAAGAAGGTGAAGAACGCCGGGGTCCTGCTCGGCCCGCCCTCGGCCCAGAACACCTCACTGGCGGTCCTGGGCACCCAGCTGACCGGCGCTCAGCAACGCACCGACGCCCGCAAGGGCACCGACCTCGACCTCATCATCGGCGACGGTTTCAACGGCCTGGCCCAGCCGGCAGCGGCCAACCAGGCCCTGACAGCCCTGACCGCCCCGAAGCCGACGGCTCCCGCGCAGAAGAGCTGCTGA
- the upp gene encoding uracil phosphoribosyltransferase: MRLHVVDHPLVAHKLTTLRDQRTDSPTFRRLADELVTLLAYEATRDVRTEAVDIQTPVARTTGVKLARPRPLVVPILRAGLGMLDGMVRLLPTAEVGFLGMIRNEETLQASTYASRMPEDLSGRQVYVLDPMLATGGTLVAAIQELIKRGADDVTAVVLLAAPEGVEVMERELAGTPVTVVTAAVDDHLNEHGYIVPGLGDAGDRLYGAAE, translated from the coding sequence ATGCGTCTCCACGTCGTCGACCACCCCCTGGTCGCCCACAAGCTCACCACGCTGCGCGACCAGCGCACCGATTCCCCGACCTTCCGTCGGCTGGCCGACGAACTGGTCACCCTGCTCGCCTACGAGGCCACGCGGGACGTGCGTACCGAGGCCGTCGACATCCAGACCCCGGTCGCCCGTACGACCGGCGTCAAGCTCGCCCGTCCGCGCCCGCTGGTCGTGCCGATCCTGAGGGCCGGCCTCGGCATGCTGGACGGCATGGTCCGGCTGCTGCCGACCGCCGAGGTCGGCTTCCTGGGCATGATCCGCAACGAGGAGACGCTGCAGGCTTCCACGTACGCCTCGCGCATGCCGGAGGACCTCTCGGGCCGCCAGGTGTACGTCCTGGACCCGATGCTGGCCACGGGGGGCACGCTGGTCGCGGCGATCCAGGAGCTGATCAAGCGGGGAGCCGACGACGTGACCGCGGTGGTACTCCTGGCCGCGCCCGAGGGCGTAGAGGTCATGGAGCGGGAGCTGGCGGGGACGCCGGTGACGGTGGTGACGGCTGCGGTGGACGACCACCTCAATGAGCACGGGTACATCGTGCCGGGGCTGGGGGACGCGGGAGATCGCCTCTACGGGGCGGCTGAGTAG
- the tadA gene encoding tRNA adenosine(34) deaminase TadA, producing MRRALDEAERAVRGGDVPVGAVVLSPDGTTVLAAGHNEREATGDPTAHAEILAIRRAAATLGQWRLSGCTLVVTLEPCTMCAGAIVQSRVDRVVYGARDEKAGAAGSLWDVIRDRRLNHRPEVVEGVLATECARLLTDFFRDR from the coding sequence ATGCGACGCGCCCTGGACGAGGCCGAACGCGCCGTCCGGGGCGGGGACGTCCCCGTCGGCGCCGTCGTACTGTCCCCGGACGGTACGACGGTGCTCGCCGCCGGGCACAACGAACGCGAGGCCACCGGCGATCCCACGGCCCACGCGGAGATCCTCGCGATCCGGCGGGCCGCGGCCACCCTCGGGCAGTGGCGGCTGTCCGGCTGCACGCTCGTGGTCACCCTGGAGCCGTGCACCATGTGCGCCGGCGCGATCGTCCAGTCCCGTGTCGACCGGGTCGTCTACGGCGCCCGGGACGAGAAGGCGGGCGCGGCGGGCTCGCTGTGGGACGTGATCCGCGACCGCCGGCTCAATCACCGTCCGGAGGTCGTCGAGGGCGTACTCGCGACGGAATGCGCCCGGCTTCTCACCGATTTCTTCCGGGACCGGTGA
- a CDS encoding Dabb family protein — MIRHLVLFRLNEGVERDDPRVVAGAEAFQALGGQIEELRFWECGWNVSDRPIAYDFAINSAVEDTDALKRYLEHPAHQAGVAQWREFATWVIADYEF; from the coding sequence ATGATCCGCCATCTGGTCCTCTTCAGGCTCAACGAGGGCGTCGAGCGCGACGATCCGCGGGTCGTGGCGGGGGCGGAGGCCTTTCAGGCCCTCGGCGGCCAGATCGAGGAGCTGCGCTTCTGGGAGTGCGGCTGGAACGTCAGCGACCGGCCGATCGCCTACGACTTCGCGATCAACTCGGCGGTCGAGGACACCGACGCCCTCAAGCGTTACCTGGAGCACCCGGCCCATCAGGCGGGCGTCGCGCAGTGGCGCGAGTTCGCCACGTGGGTGATCGCCGACTACGAATTCTGA
- a CDS encoding RNA polymerase sigma factor SigF, which translates to MTTFDGWLIDEEVALTVSASTAPPQEEATAPAPAPAPTAPEKRRGADTRALTQVLFAELKDLTPGTPEHHRVRGALIEANLPLVRYAAARFRSRNEPMEDVVQVGTIGLINAIDRFDPDRGVQFPTFAMPTVVGEIKRYFRDNVRTVHVPRRLHELWVQVNSATEDLTTLYGRSPSTAEIAERLRIGEDEVLSCIEAGRSYHATSLEAAQEGDGLPGLLDRIGYEDPALDGVEHRDLIRHLLVQLPEREQRILLLRYYSNLTQSQISAELGVSQMHVSRLLARSFQRLRSANRIDA; encoded by the coding sequence ATGACCACTTTTGACGGATGGTTGATCGATGAAGAGGTGGCGTTGACCGTGTCGGCCAGTACTGCGCCGCCCCAGGAGGAGGCGACCGCTCCTGCCCCCGCACCCGCTCCCACGGCCCCCGAGAAGCGGCGTGGCGCCGACACCCGAGCCCTCACCCAGGTGCTCTTCGCCGAGCTGAAGGATCTGACGCCGGGCACGCCGGAGCACCACCGGGTGCGCGGGGCGCTGATCGAGGCGAACCTCCCGCTCGTGCGCTACGCGGCCGCCCGCTTCCGCTCCCGCAACGAGCCCATGGAGGACGTCGTCCAGGTCGGCACCATCGGCCTGATCAACGCCATCGACCGGTTCGACCCGGACCGGGGCGTGCAGTTCCCGACGTTCGCGATGCCGACCGTGGTCGGCGAGATCAAACGGTACTTCCGGGACAACGTCCGCACGGTCCACGTACCGCGCCGGCTGCACGAGCTGTGGGTGCAGGTCAACAGCGCGACCGAGGACCTCACCACGCTCTACGGCCGCTCCCCGTCCACCGCCGAGATCGCCGAGCGGCTCCGGATCGGCGAGGACGAGGTGCTGAGCTGCATCGAGGCGGGACGGTCGTACCACGCCACCTCACTGGAGGCCGCGCAGGAGGGCGACGGACTGCCCGGCCTGCTGGACCGCATCGGCTACGAGGACCCGGCCCTGGACGGCGTGGAACACCGCGACCTGATCCGGCATCTGCTCGTCCAACTCCCCGAGCGCGAACAGAGAATCCTTCTCCTGCGCTACTACAGCAATCTCACCCAGTCTCAGATCAGCGCGGAACTCGGCGTCTCCCAGATGCATGTCTCCCGGCTCCTCGCCCGCAGCTTCCAGCGGCTCCGCTCCGCGAATCGCATCGACGCATAG
- a CDS encoding RNA polymerase sigma factor SigF, whose product MSADQGSSKVLTPAKSEAAPKELDSLDVLDGIEGVTALDAVPAPPAPAAADLPAPPASGDIDTRTLSRSLFLRLAALDEDSPERAYVRDTLIELNLPLVRYAAARFRSRNEPMEDIVQVGTIGLIKAIDRFDCERGVEFPTFAMPTVVGEIKRFFRDTSWSVRVPRRLQELRLALTKASDELSQKLDRSPTVTELAAVLGVSEEDVVDGLAVGNAYTASSLDSPAPEDDGGEGSLADRLGYEDTALEGVEYRESLKPLLAKLPPRERRIIMLRFFANMTQSQIGEEVGISQMHVSRLLTRTLAQLREGLISD is encoded by the coding sequence ATGTCCGCAGACCAGGGCAGCTCGAAGGTGCTGACGCCCGCGAAGAGCGAGGCAGCGCCCAAGGAGCTCGACTCTCTCGACGTCCTCGACGGCATCGAGGGCGTCACGGCCCTCGACGCCGTGCCGGCCCCGCCCGCCCCGGCGGCCGCCGACCTCCCGGCCCCGCCGGCTTCGGGGGACATCGACACCCGCACCCTGTCCCGCTCCCTCTTCCTGCGGCTCGCCGCCCTCGACGAGGACAGCCCGGAGCGGGCCTACGTGCGGGACACCCTGATCGAGCTGAACCTGCCGCTGGTCCGCTACGCGGCCGCGCGCTTCCGCTCCCGCAACGAGCCCATGGAGGACATCGTCCAGGTCGGCACCATCGGCCTGATCAAGGCGATCGACCGCTTCGACTGCGAACGGGGCGTGGAGTTCCCGACGTTCGCCATGCCGACGGTGGTCGGCGAGATCAAGCGCTTCTTCCGGGACACCTCCTGGTCGGTCCGCGTCCCGCGCCGCCTCCAGGAGCTGCGCCTGGCACTGACCAAGGCGAGCGACGAGCTGTCCCAGAAGCTGGACCGCTCCCCGACGGTGACGGAGCTGGCCGCGGTGCTCGGCGTCTCCGAGGAGGACGTGGTCGACGGCCTCGCGGTCGGCAACGCCTACACCGCCTCCTCGCTGGACTCCCCGGCCCCCGAGGACGACGGCGGCGAGGGCTCCCTGGCCGATCGCCTCGGCTACGAGGACACCGCCCTGGAGGGCGTGGAGTACCGCGAGTCCCTGAAGCCCCTGCTGGCCAAACTCCCGCCCCGGGAGCGCCGGATCATCATGCTCCGCTTCTTCGCCAACATGACCCAGTCGCAGATCGGCGAGGAGGTCGGCATCTCCCAGATGCACGTCTCGCGCCTGCTGACCCGGACGCTGGCCCAGCTCCGGGAAGGCCTGATCTCGGACTGA
- a CDS encoding MarR family winged helix-turn-helix transcriptional regulator, whose translation MAEQAQFEELARQLSAVGAVKRDMGRILPHDCPAGSAAVLTLLGRHGDMRMSKLAELLAVDMSVTSRHVAHVAARGWIERHPDPADKRSRILRLTPAGLEQLDELSRRTTHLLAERLADWTDDEVGQLIRLMTRLRDSFGDCRSAPLRHTSAAAPVFAETTRTPAST comes from the coding sequence ATGGCCGAGCAGGCGCAATTCGAAGAGCTGGCGCGTCAGCTCAGTGCCGTCGGAGCCGTGAAACGGGACATGGGACGGATCCTGCCGCACGACTGCCCGGCCGGTTCGGCCGCAGTACTGACCCTGCTCGGCCGCCACGGGGACATGCGCATGAGCAAGCTCGCGGAGCTGCTCGCCGTGGACATGTCGGTCACCAGCCGGCATGTCGCGCACGTCGCCGCACGCGGCTGGATCGAGCGGCACCCGGACCCGGCGGACAAGCGCTCGCGCATCCTGCGCCTGACGCCCGCGGGTCTGGAGCAGCTCGACGAGCTGTCCCGGCGGACCACGCATCTGCTGGCCGAGCGGCTCGCCGACTGGACCGACGACGAGGTCGGCCAGCTGATCCGGCTGATGACCCGGCTGCGCGACTCGTTCGGCGACTGCCGGTCCGCGCCGCTCCGGCACACCTCCGCGGCCGCCCCCGTATTCGCAGAGACCACCCGTACACCCGCAAGCACGTAA
- a CDS encoding MFS transporter codes for MATTTPAGVRAHAKHGGGSAEHAPMTHRQIMEALSGLLLGMFVAILSSTIVSNALPHIIGDLGGGQSAYTWVVTAALLSMTAATPLWGKLADLYSKKALVQIALVIYVLGSMAAGLSQNAGMLIACRVVQGIGVGGLSALAQIVMAAMISPRERGRYSGYLGATFAVATVGGPLLGGVITDTSWLGWRWCFYVGVPFAIIALIVLQKTLHLPVVKREVKVDWGGAFFISAAVSLLLVWVTFAGDKYDWLSWQTYSMVGGSIVLGALFVLVESKVSEPIIPLRLFRNRTITLASLASLFVGVAMFTGTVFFSQYFQLARDKSPTMSGVMTIPMIGGLFISSTVSGQFITRTGRWKAWLVSGGVLVTAGLCLLGSIRYDTEYWKMSIFMALLGLGIGMMMQNLVLATQNQVAPSDLGSASSTVTFFRSLGGAVGVSALGAVMSHRITHYVQDGISALSPKYQAALAGSSSTDSIPDMSKLPAPLRTLLESAYGHGIADVFFIAGCLAALAFLITLFIKEVPLKTRGALAQAAEGEAPAAAPVETTAETTVETLENFVQEPAQQKVPSWAEPVVPAAGSPEAPAMATAAAPVATAVATLAGPGSGGLGGTPVHGFVRDAESAPVPQAAVTLISLAGRQLGRAVAQGDGSYSVDAPGTGSYVLIASADGYQPQASTIVVGEEPLSYDILLSGTSGLTGVVRAAGSALPVKDAMVIVTDVRGDLLATAATGEQGQFAFADLVPGTVTMAVNASGFRPRALPVEIGATGVTRVEIDLDAGARLQGVVNAPHGPLADARVTLVDQAGNVVGTATTGTDGAYAFTDLDSGEYTVIATGYPPAATALTVAGTGVDGHDIQLAHPGE; via the coding sequence ATGGCAACGACCACACCAGCCGGTGTGCGGGCTCATGCCAAGCACGGGGGAGGCTCCGCCGAGCACGCCCCCATGACGCACCGGCAGATCATGGAGGCCCTGTCCGGCCTCCTCCTCGGCATGTTCGTGGCGATCCTGTCGTCCACGATCGTCTCCAACGCCCTTCCGCACATCATCGGAGACCTCGGCGGCGGCCAGTCCGCCTACACCTGGGTGGTCACCGCCGCCCTGCTGTCGATGACCGCGGCCACCCCCCTGTGGGGCAAGCTCGCCGACCTGTACAGCAAGAAGGCGCTCGTCCAGATAGCCCTGGTCATCTACGTCCTCGGCTCGATGGCGGCCGGCCTGTCGCAGAACGCCGGCATGCTGATCGCCTGCCGTGTGGTGCAGGGCATCGGCGTCGGCGGTCTGTCCGCGCTGGCGCAGATCGTCATGGCCGCGATGATCTCGCCCCGCGAGCGCGGGCGTTACTCCGGCTACCTGGGCGCGACCTTCGCCGTCGCCACCGTCGGCGGCCCGCTGCTCGGCGGTGTCATCACCGACACCTCCTGGCTGGGCTGGCGCTGGTGCTTCTACGTCGGTGTCCCGTTCGCGATCATCGCACTGATCGTGCTGCAGAAGACCCTGCACCTGCCCGTGGTCAAGCGCGAGGTCAAGGTCGACTGGGGAGGCGCGTTCTTCATCTCGGCCGCTGTCTCGCTGCTGCTGGTCTGGGTCACCTTCGCCGGTGACAAGTACGACTGGCTGTCCTGGCAGACGTACAGCATGGTCGGCGGTTCGATCGTCCTCGGCGCGCTGTTCGTGCTCGTGGAGTCCAAGGTGAGCGAGCCGATCATCCCGCTGCGCCTGTTCCGTAACCGCACCATCACGCTGGCCTCGCTGGCCTCGCTGTTCGTCGGTGTCGCGATGTTCACCGGCACGGTCTTCTTCAGCCAGTACTTCCAGCTGGCCCGGGACAAGTCCCCGACGATGTCCGGCGTCATGACCATCCCGATGATCGGCGGACTGTTCATCTCCTCCACCGTCTCGGGTCAGTTCATCACCCGCACCGGCCGCTGGAAGGCGTGGCTGGTCAGCGGTGGCGTCCTGGTGACGGCCGGCCTGTGCCTGCTCGGCTCCATCCGGTACGACACCGAGTACTGGAAGATGTCGATCTTCATGGCGCTGCTGGGTCTCGGCATCGGCATGATGATGCAGAACCTGGTGCTCGCCACGCAGAACCAGGTCGCCCCGTCCGACCTCGGCTCGGCCAGCTCCACGGTCACCTTCTTCCGCTCCCTCGGTGGTGCGGTCGGCGTCTCCGCGCTCGGCGCGGTGATGTCCCACCGGATCACGCACTACGTCCAGGACGGCATCTCCGCCCTGAGCCCGAAGTACCAGGCGGCTCTGGCGGGCTCCAGCTCCACCGACAGCATCCCGGACATGAGCAAGCTGCCGGCGCCGCTGCGGACGCTGCTGGAGAGCGCCTACGGCCATGGCATCGCCGACGTCTTCTTCATCGCCGGCTGCCTCGCCGCCCTCGCCTTCCTGATCACCCTGTTCATCAAGGAGGTCCCGCTGAAGACCAGGGGCGCGCTCGCTCAGGCCGCCGAGGGCGAGGCCCCGGCCGCCGCCCCGGTGGAGACCACTGCGGAGACCACCGTGGAGACCCTGGAGAACTTCGTGCAGGAGCCCGCGCAGCAGAAGGTGCCCAGCTGGGCCGAGCCCGTCGTCCCGGCGGCCGGCTCCCCCGAGGCACCGGCCATGGCCACCGCCGCCGCGCCGGTGGCGACCGCCGTCGCCACGCTGGCCGGGCCCGGCTCGGGCGGCCTGGGCGGCACCCCGGTGCACGGCTTCGTCCGCGACGCCGAGAGCGCCCCGGTTCCGCAGGCCGCGGTCACCCTGATCTCGCTGGCCGGCCGCCAGCTGGGCCGCGCGGTCGCCCAGGGGGACGGCTCCTACTCCGTCGACGCACCCGGCACCGGGTCGTACGTCCTGATCGCCTCCGCCGACGGCTACCAGCCGCAGGCCTCCACGATCGTGGTGGGTGAGGAGCCGCTGTCGTACGACATCCTGCTCAGCGGCACCAGCGGGCTGACCGGTGTGGTCCGCGCCGCCGGGAGCGCGCTGCCGGTCAAGGACGCCATGGTGATCGTCACCGACGTCCGCGGTGACCTGCTGGCCACCGCCGCCACCGGCGAGCAGGGCCAGTTCGCCTTCGCCGACCTGGTGCCCGGCACCGTCACCATGGCCGTCAACGCGAGCGGCTTCCGGCCGCGCGCGCTGCCGGTCGAGATCGGCGCCACCGGGGTCACCCGGGTCGAGATCGACCTGGACGCCGGCGCCCGTCTCCAGGGTGTCGTCAACGCCCCGCACGGACC